From one Cyanobacterium stanieri PCC 7202 genomic stretch:
- a CDS encoding Creatininase (PFAM: Creatinine amidohydrolase~COGs: COG1402 Uncharacterized protein putative amidase~InterPro IPR003785~KEGG: cyc:PCC7424_1506 creatininase~PFAM: Creatininase~SPTR: Creatininase) has protein sequence MIHGFIPPERFFAYLTWQEIEKMPNKENVVIIQPIGAIEQHGHHLPLVVDSAISQGVLGRALEGLAPEIPAYALPTLYYGKSNEHLDFPGTISLSAETLLRVLRETAESIYRAGFRKLVLMNSHGGQPHILDIISRDLHQEHNDFLVFPFFTWRVPHITKDLMSEKEGKEGIHAGDAETSLMLSLLPHQVKMELAVKEYAKDLAGDSLLSLEGRLPFPWVTKELSTSGVIGDATVATREKGDRILASLTNGWIRLIEDIYKYSTSVE, from the coding sequence ATGATTCACGGTTTTATTCCCCCAGAGCGTTTTTTTGCTTATTTAACATGGCAAGAAATCGAAAAAATGCCCAATAAAGAAAATGTCGTTATCATCCAACCCATTGGGGCAATCGAACAACATGGGCATCATCTCCCCCTCGTGGTGGATTCTGCCATCAGTCAGGGGGTATTGGGCAGGGCTTTGGAGGGTTTAGCCCCAGAAATTCCTGCCTATGCTTTACCCACCCTTTATTATGGAAAGTCTAACGAACATTTAGATTTTCCCGGTACCATTAGCCTAAGTGCAGAAACTTTATTAAGGGTATTAAGAGAAACGGCTGAGAGCATTTATCGGGCAGGGTTTCGTAAGTTGGTTTTGATGAATTCCCACGGTGGGCAACCTCACATATTAGATATTATCAGCCGTGATTTGCATCAAGAGCATAATGATTTTTTAGTGTTTCCTTTTTTTACTTGGCGTGTACCTCACATTACAAAGGATTTGATGAGTGAGAAGGAAGGAAAGGAGGGTATCCATGCAGGAGATGCGGAAACGAGTTTAATGTTATCTCTTTTACCCCATCAGGTAAAAATGGAGTTGGCGGTAAAAGAATATGCCAAGGATTTGGCGGGGGATAGTTTGTTATCCCTTGAGGGGCGTTTACCTTTCCCATGGGTGACGAAGGAGTTAAGCACAAGTGGGGTGATTGGTGATGCTACGGTGGCAACTAGGGAAAAGGGCGATCGCATTTTAGCATCTCTTACCAATGGTTGGATCAGATTAATTGAGGATATATATAAATATTCAACATCAGTGGAGTAG
- a CDS encoding protein of unknown function DUF55 (PFAM: Protein of unknown function DUF55~COGs: COG2947 conserved hypothetical protein~InterPro IPR002740~KEGG: ana:all0984 hypothetical protein~PFAM: protein of unknown function DUF55~SPTR: All0984 protein) — protein MKSEPSAYGIDDLQREKTTIWDGVRNYQARNILGEMKKGDLAFFYHSNCKPPAIVGLMEIVETSIVDPTQFDRTSPYFDPKATPEKPRWHTVKVKFREKFAQSLSLEILKKNFNPEDFLVVKKGNRLSVMPVNNAVAKAIIDLI, from the coding sequence ATGAAATCTGAGCCTAGCGCTTATGGTATTGACGACTTACAAAGAGAAAAAACTACCATCTGGGATGGGGTAAGAAATTATCAAGCCCGTAATATCCTTGGGGAAATGAAAAAAGGGGATTTAGCTTTTTTTTATCATTCTAATTGTAAACCCCCTGCGATCGTTGGTTTAATGGAAATAGTTGAAACCAGTATAGTTGATCCTACCCAGTTCGATCGCACTTCACCCTATTTTGACCCCAAAGCAACTCCCGAAAAACCCCGTTGGCATACTGTCAAAGTAAAATTTCGAGAAAAATTTGCTCAATCTTTATCCCTAGAAATTCTCAAGAAAAATTTTAATCCTGAAGATTTTTTAGTAGTAAAAAAAGGTAATCGTTTATCAGTTATGCCTGTAAATAATGCCGTTGCCAAAGCAATTATTGATTTAATATAA